A genome region from Nocardia sp. NBC_01730 includes the following:
- the obgE gene encoding GTPase ObgE, with amino-acid sequence MSKFIDRVVLHVRAGKGGHGCSSVHREKFKPLGGPDGGNGGNGGDVILEVDSNVHTLLDFHFHPHAKAGNGKPGEGGNRDGKQGAELVLKVPDGTVVLDDDGKVLVDLVGAGNRFIVARGGRGGLGNAALASKARKAPGFALLGEDGEESDLVLELKSVADVGLVGFPSAGKSSLVSVLSAAKPKIADYPFTTLVPNLGVVASGDTTFTVADVPGLIPGASEGRGLGLDFLRHLERCAVLAHVVDCATLEPGRDPVSDVDALEAELAAYKPALSADAGLGDLADRPRVVILNKIDVPDAAELAEMVTLEFTERGWPVFEISAVSRAGLRPLTFALADLVRRYREEHPKAAPKRPVIRPIAVDETGFSVLADPEEPGGFIVRGTRPERWVHQTQFDNDEAVGYLADRLARLGVEDELVKLGAEPGAPVTIGDVTFEWEPQISAGIDMVPTGRGTDIRLEQSDRVGAAERKHASRVRRGLVEEDEE; translated from the coding sequence ATGTCCAAGTTCATCGACCGTGTCGTACTGCATGTGCGTGCGGGGAAGGGTGGCCACGGCTGCTCCTCGGTGCACCGCGAGAAGTTCAAGCCGCTCGGTGGACCCGACGGCGGTAACGGCGGCAACGGCGGAGACGTGATCCTCGAGGTCGACTCCAACGTGCACACCCTGCTGGACTTCCACTTCCACCCGCACGCGAAGGCGGGCAATGGCAAGCCGGGCGAGGGCGGGAATCGCGACGGCAAGCAGGGCGCCGAGTTGGTGCTGAAGGTGCCCGACGGCACAGTGGTGCTCGACGACGACGGCAAGGTGCTGGTCGACCTGGTCGGTGCGGGCAACCGCTTCATCGTGGCCCGTGGTGGCCGCGGCGGGCTCGGCAACGCCGCGCTGGCGTCTAAGGCGCGCAAAGCGCCTGGTTTCGCTCTGCTCGGGGAGGACGGCGAAGAGAGCGACCTGGTGCTCGAGCTGAAATCGGTCGCCGACGTCGGGCTCGTCGGCTTTCCTTCGGCGGGAAAGTCGTCGCTGGTCTCGGTGCTCTCGGCGGCGAAGCCGAAGATCGCGGACTACCCGTTCACCACGCTGGTGCCGAACCTCGGCGTGGTCGCCAGCGGCGACACCACCTTCACCGTCGCGGACGTGCCCGGCCTGATTCCGGGTGCCAGCGAGGGCCGCGGTCTGGGCCTGGACTTCCTGCGGCACCTGGAGCGCTGCGCTGTGCTGGCCCACGTGGTGGACTGCGCCACCCTGGAGCCGGGCCGCGACCCGGTGTCGGATGTGGACGCGCTGGAAGCCGAACTGGCCGCCTACAAGCCCGCGCTGAGCGCCGATGCCGGTCTCGGTGATCTGGCCGACCGCCCGCGCGTGGTGATCCTGAACAAGATCGACGTGCCGGACGCCGCCGAGCTCGCCGAGATGGTGACCCTGGAGTTCACCGAGCGGGGCTGGCCGGTGTTCGAGATCTCCGCGGTGAGTCGGGCCGGCCTGCGCCCCTTGACCTTTGCCCTCGCCGATCTGGTGCGCCGATATCGCGAGGAGCATCCGAAGGCTGCGCCCAAGCGCCCGGTCATTCGCCCGATCGCGGTGGACGAGACCGGATTCAGCGTGCTCGCCGACCCGGAGGAGCCCGGCGGCTTCATCGTGCGCGGTACCCGGCCCGAACGCTGGGTGCACCAGACCCAGTTCGACAACGACGAGGCCGTCGGCTACCTGGCCGACCGGCTCGCCCGCCTCGGCGTCGAGGACGAACTGGTGAAGCTGGGCGCCGAGCCCGGCGCGCCGGTGACCATCGGCGACGTGACCTTCGAGTGGGAGCCGCAGATCTCGGCGGGCATCGATATGGTGCCCACCGGTCGCGGCACCGACATCCGTCTGGAGCAGTCCGACCGGGTGGGCGCCGCGGAGCGCAAACACGCGTCCCGGGTGCGCCGCGGGTTGGTGGAAGAGGACGAGGAATAG
- the proB gene encoding glutamate 5-kinase, translated as MSVARLAIASARRVVVKIGSSALTSLKGGLDTTRLDRLADAVEARMRAGSDVVVVSSGAIGAGIAPLGLSRRPRDLATKQAAASVGQLALAHAWGTSFARYGRTVGQVLLSADDFARRERHRNAQRTLDRLRSLGAVAVVNENDTVATEEIRFGDNDRLAALVAHLVGADALVLLSDVEGLYDGDPRKGAATLIPEVRSSADLDGVIAGSGGALGTGGMASKLSAARLAADAGVPVLLAAASSAATALTTGTVGTAFAARPVRLSARKFWVRHAADSRGALLIDDGAVLAVADRRRSLLAAGITGVRGRFYGGDVVDLVAPDNRIVARGVVEYDSTELAGMLGRSTAELPDTMQRPVIHADDLVKV; from the coding sequence CTGAGTGTGGCCAGGCTGGCGATCGCGTCGGCGCGCCGAGTGGTGGTGAAGATCGGTTCGTCCGCGCTGACCAGTCTGAAGGGCGGGCTGGATACCACGCGGCTCGATCGGCTCGCGGACGCGGTCGAGGCGCGCATGCGCGCGGGCTCCGATGTGGTCGTGGTGTCGTCGGGTGCCATCGGCGCGGGCATCGCGCCGCTGGGGCTGAGCCGTCGTCCGCGCGACCTGGCTACCAAACAGGCCGCCGCGAGTGTCGGGCAGCTGGCGCTGGCGCACGCTTGGGGTACGTCGTTCGCCCGTTACGGCCGAACCGTCGGCCAAGTGCTGTTGAGCGCCGATGACTTCGCCCGCCGCGAGCGCCACCGCAACGCGCAGCGCACCCTCGACCGCCTCCGTTCCCTCGGTGCGGTCGCCGTGGTGAACGAAAACGATACCGTCGCAACGGAAGAGATCCGCTTCGGCGACAACGATCGGCTCGCCGCGCTGGTCGCCCACCTGGTCGGCGCGGACGCGCTCGTGCTGCTGTCCGACGTCGAGGGCCTCTACGACGGCGACCCGCGCAAGGGCGCGGCAACCCTCATTCCCGAGGTCCGCAGCAGCGCCGATCTGGACGGCGTGATCGCGGGCAGTGGCGGCGCGCTCGGCACCGGCGGCATGGCGTCCAAACTGTCCGCCGCCCGGCTCGCCGCCGACGCGGGTGTGCCCGTCCTGCTGGCCGCTGCCTCCTCGGCCGCCACCGCACTGACCACCGGCACCGTCGGCACCGCCTTCGCCGCACGCCCGGTTCGCCTGTCCGCCCGCAAGTTCTGGGTCCGGCACGCGGCTGACAGCCGCGGTGCGCTGCTCATCGACGACGGCGCGGTGCTGGCGGTGGCGGACCGGCGCCGGTCGCTGCTCGCCGCGGGTATCACCGGCGTCCGCGGCCGCTTCTACGGCGGCGACGTCGTCGACCTGGTGGCTCCCGACAATCGCATCGTCGCCCGCGGCGTCGTCGAATACGACAGCACCGAACTCGCGGGCATGCTCGGCCGCTCAACGGCCGAACTGCCGGACACCATGCAGCGCCCGGTCATCCACGCCGACGATCTGGTCAAGGTGTAG
- the rplU gene encoding 50S ribosomal protein L21, whose amino-acid sequence MATYAIVKTGGKQYKVAVGDLVKVEKIEGAPGTAVALDPVLVVDGAELTTDAAKLAEVSVAAEVVEQTKGPKIRIHKFKNKTGYHKRQGHRQPLTVLKVTGIK is encoded by the coding sequence ATGGCAACGTACGCGATCGTCAAGACCGGCGGAAAGCAGTACAAGGTCGCGGTCGGTGACCTGGTGAAGGTCGAGAAGATCGAGGGTGCGCCGGGCACCGCTGTGGCACTGGATCCGGTCCTCGTCGTCGATGGCGCCGAGCTGACCACCGACGCCGCGAAGCTGGCCGAGGTCTCGGTGGCCGCCGAGGTGGTCGAGCAGACCAAGGGCCCGAAGATCCGCATCCACAAGTTCAAGAACAAGACCGGCTACCACAAGCGCCAGGGTCACCGTCAGCCGCTGACGGTCCTGAAGGTCACCGGCATCAAGTAA
- a CDS encoding translation initiation factor IF-2 N-terminal domain-containing protein, with translation MADQEPLETTSQDAEQLPERIRVHALAKLLGVTSKRILAKLTELGADARSAQSNVDRAVAESVRDALVPVEGEPPAEPPAPADSAVRASDTEPAPATPARQPRAEESFARPGVVFSAPDAPIHGQQPETASGPAHQPSAQLFTHPVRQEPEPVAPVVFESAGVVQAPLFLSPDAAAVEQARRQRRAEREARRVEEPTPEPVEDETEVTEDDHEPSEQQDDGEGQPRRRRRGRRGRGRGRGEQHSDGDGDEIDSDAEDEQTAEQAESSDSSDSSETADSEDEDGVPEGASRRRRRRRRRKVAGESGENEPSEDDPPNTVVHEREPRNKSRGRVVVDEVQGITGSTRLEAKRQRRRDGREAGRRRPPILTESEFLARREAVDRVMVVREKSFPEHPTATQVAVLEDDILVEHFVTSTGSASMVGNVYLGKVQNVLPSMEAAFVDIGRGRNGVLYAGEVNWEAAKLGGRERKIEQALKPGDQVLVQVSKDPVGHKGARLTTQISLAGRFLVYVPGGTSTGISRKLPDTERKRLKDILRDIVPADAGVIIRTASEGVSEAELARDVERLQATWRTIDKQASKDGGAPKTLYEEPDLLVKVIRDLFNEDFSRLVIEGDRAWGTVEKYIGTVAPDLLARVSRHENNGVDVFETYRIDEQLAKALDRKVWLPSGGTLVIDRTEAMTVIDVNTGKFTGSGGSNLEETVTRNNLEAAEEIVRQMRLRDIGGMIVVDFIDMVLESNRDLVLRRLTEALGRDRTRHQVSEVTSLGLVQMTRKKLGTGLVEAFSTTCEHCHGRGILVHAYPVEPGSGDENAGRTRESGSRRRRGRDKGAANAAQAPAANGAAPVPEHAEEDAAVKRAHPVALAMAAQHTEDAELEEPPKRAYEPADAAQSVVAEPAASETAQAVETAADQSDVAAEGDVLAETETETETEVAETVHAAVAVPAEEPETEPAEVVEVVEVVEEVEPAPAPGSPAASTANGVSEAAARPARRRRVARSAAAPAADSSGAVFVLPTVEQAPAPAVDYTEPEPVELPQRRRPRRRAVGRAAGAPDASQ, from the coding sequence GTGGCCGATCAAGAGCCGCTGGAAACAACATCACAGGATGCCGAACAATTGCCGGAGCGAATCCGAGTTCACGCACTAGCCAAGCTGCTGGGGGTGACGAGCAAGCGCATCCTGGCGAAACTGACCGAGCTGGGGGCGGACGCCCGCAGCGCACAATCGAATGTCGACCGTGCCGTAGCCGAGTCGGTGCGCGACGCTCTGGTTCCGGTCGAGGGAGAACCCCCGGCCGAGCCGCCCGCGCCGGCGGATTCTGCCGTGCGAGCGAGCGACACCGAACCGGCGCCCGCCACCCCCGCGCGACAACCGCGGGCCGAGGAGTCTTTCGCTCGTCCCGGCGTCGTCTTCTCCGCGCCGGACGCGCCCATCCACGGGCAGCAGCCGGAGACGGCGAGCGGCCCGGCGCACCAGCCGTCGGCGCAGCTGTTCACCCACCCGGTGCGACAGGAGCCGGAGCCCGTCGCCCCCGTGGTGTTCGAGTCCGCCGGCGTCGTGCAGGCGCCACTGTTCCTTTCCCCGGACGCCGCGGCCGTCGAGCAGGCGCGCAGGCAGCGCCGCGCGGAACGCGAGGCCCGCCGCGTCGAGGAGCCGACTCCGGAGCCCGTCGAGGACGAGACTGAGGTCACCGAGGACGACCACGAGCCGTCGGAGCAGCAGGACGACGGCGAGGGCCAGCCGCGCCGCAGGCGTCGTGGCCGCCGTGGCCGTGGCCGCGGGCGCGGTGAGCAGCACTCCGACGGCGACGGCGACGAGATCGATTCCGATGCCGAGGACGAGCAGACCGCCGAACAGGCCGAGTCTTCGGATTCTTCGGATTCTTCGGAGACCGCCGACTCCGAGGACGAGGACGGCGTGCCGGAGGGTGCGAGTCGTCGTCGCAGGCGCCGCCGCCGTCGCAAGGTGGCGGGCGAGTCCGGCGAGAACGAGCCCTCCGAGGACGATCCGCCGAACACCGTCGTGCACGAGCGCGAGCCGCGCAACAAGAGCCGCGGCCGCGTCGTCGTCGACGAGGTGCAGGGCATTACCGGTTCGACCCGGCTGGAAGCCAAGCGTCAGCGTCGCCGCGACGGCCGCGAGGCAGGCCGCCGCCGCCCGCCGATTCTGACCGAGTCGGAGTTCCTGGCCCGCCGCGAGGCGGTGGATCGGGTCATGGTGGTGCGCGAGAAGTCCTTCCCGGAGCACCCGACCGCCACACAGGTCGCGGTGCTGGAGGACGACATCCTCGTTGAGCACTTCGTCACGAGCACCGGCTCCGCGTCCATGGTCGGCAACGTCTACCTGGGCAAAGTGCAGAACGTGCTGCCCAGCATGGAGGCAGCGTTCGTCGACATCGGCCGCGGCCGCAACGGCGTGCTCTACGCCGGTGAGGTGAACTGGGAGGCTGCCAAGCTCGGCGGCAGGGAGCGCAAGATCGAGCAGGCGCTCAAGCCGGGCGACCAGGTGCTGGTACAGGTCAGCAAGGACCCGGTCGGTCACAAGGGAGCCCGTCTCACCACCCAGATCAGCCTGGCCGGACGCTTCCTGGTGTACGTGCCGGGTGGCACCTCCACCGGGATCAGCCGCAAGCTGCCCGATACCGAGCGCAAGCGGCTCAAGGACATCCTGCGCGACATTGTCCCCGCCGACGCCGGTGTGATCATCCGCACCGCGTCCGAGGGCGTCAGCGAGGCCGAGCTGGCCCGCGACGTGGAACGGCTGCAGGCGACCTGGCGCACGATCGACAAGCAGGCGAGCAAGGACGGCGGCGCGCCGAAGACGCTCTACGAGGAGCCCGACCTGCTGGTCAAGGTCATCCGAGACCTGTTCAACGAGGACTTCTCCAGGCTGGTCATCGAGGGTGACCGGGCGTGGGGCACGGTGGAGAAGTACATCGGCACCGTCGCACCGGACCTGCTCGCGCGAGTCTCTCGGCACGAGAACAACGGCGTGGACGTGTTCGAGACCTACCGGATCGACGAACAGCTGGCCAAGGCGCTTGATCGCAAAGTGTGGCTGCCCTCCGGCGGCACCCTCGTGATCGACCGCACCGAGGCCATGACGGTGATCGACGTGAACACCGGCAAGTTCACCGGCTCCGGCGGCAGCAACCTGGAGGAGACGGTTACCAGGAACAACCTGGAGGCTGCCGAGGAGATCGTGCGCCAGATGCGGCTGCGCGACATCGGCGGCATGATCGTCGTCGACTTCATCGACATGGTGCTCGAGTCCAACCGGGACCTGGTGCTGCGCCGCCTGACCGAGGCGCTCGGTCGCGACCGCACCCGTCATCAGGTCTCCGAGGTCACCTCGCTCGGCCTGGTGCAGATGACCCGCAAGAAGCTCGGCACCGGCCTGGTCGAGGCGTTCTCCACCACCTGCGAGCACTGCCACGGCCGCGGCATCCTTGTGCACGCATACCCGGTGGAGCCCGGCTCCGGCGACGAGAATGCGGGGCGAACCCGCGAGAGCGGTTCGCGCAGGCGCCGTGGCCGGGACAAGGGTGCGGCGAATGCCGCGCAGGCTCCGGCCGCGAACGGCGCCGCCCCCGTGCCGGAGCACGCCGAGGAGGATGCGGCCGTCAAGCGGGCGCACCCGGTCGCGCTGGCGATGGCGGCGCAGCACACCGAGGACGCCGAGCTGGAGGAACCGCCGAAGCGGGCCTATGAGCCGGCCGACGCGGCGCAGTCGGTGGTCGCCGAGCCCGCCGCGAGCGAGACCGCGCAGGCGGTCGAGACCGCGGCTGACCAGTCCGACGTGGCTGCCGAAGGTGACGTCCTCGCTGAGACCGAGACCGAGACCGAGACCGAGGTCGCGGAGACGGTCCATGCCGCGGTGGCGGTGCCCGCCGAAGAGCCGGAGACCGAACCCGCCGAAGTCGTCGAGGTTGTCGAGGTTGTCGAAGAGGTCGAGCCCGCACCGGCCCCGGGGTCGCCCGCCGCGTCCACGGCCAACGGGGTTTCGGAAGCGGCGGCCCGTCCGGCCCGTCGCCGCAGGGTTGCTCGTTCGGCTGCCGCGCCCGCCGCGGACAGCTCCGGCGCGGTGTTCGTGCTGCCCACCGTGGAGCAGGCGCCCGCGCCCGCCGTCGACTACACCGAGCCGGAGCCGGTCGAGTTGCCGCAGCGCAGGAGGCCGCGCAGGCGTGCGGTCGGCCGCGCGGCGGGGGCGCCCGACGCGTCGCAGTAA
- a CDS encoding polyprenyl synthetase family protein has protein sequence MPREIDSAVFPHLNADLDRVREVLGPVQLPARPELAALTDEGPDTSRRLVRPTLTLLSYYLLTDPTVPADDRAVRAAAAVELLHLGSLYHDDVVDHAYERRGRPSANVVWGSHMAVLGGDSVMLTSVRMLAELGQREVLAGAIAGEQMCAGMVIEAADQYVASRSEQSYLDAIDGKTAAVLSLACRLGAMQAGRSEAEEEALAGFGRQFGLAYQLYDDILDLTSTAEEAGKPVNADLPEGIYTLPVIRAAARDQDLANMLCRTMTREQAAHAHELVIASGAVDEAQARAEEFMDEAAGQLAAVAVAPGARHAMTAYTRSILDRRTPGPAVHRPSTQPPGAHSDAFPPQVAQSLKSWMVDTGLALTSDEADYHRWTGAIRIPRRWAPAADAAVEQTAYRMAVLLLAWDDLFEDPQLTDPAVVTALRRGMVATLRQDPEKPWRPGAIPASWASLWPRLREGRTARWQEQFLDNLEQWCVACEREAHHRINGYIPPTADYLPLRMSTSGIDTALSAMEVHQNRELPSTLRNHPVIRRLEELAFWVTFVENDLVGLDQDEADQVPYNLVRAVCHETGCTRGEAVEQLQRQVADQRAQLQALIRYIPALLRVLPGLSGKGKDYAEIYVNLTNVGLWARESDRYEETSGSAVSAVPDLERLRREIYYYPATEPAPTAP, from the coding sequence GGACCCGACACCTCTCGCCGCCTGGTCCGCCCCACGTTGACGTTGCTGTCGTACTACCTGCTCACCGATCCCACGGTCCCGGCCGACGACCGGGCGGTGCGCGCCGCTGCCGCCGTGGAGTTGCTGCATCTGGGTTCGCTTTACCACGACGACGTCGTCGATCACGCCTACGAGCGTCGCGGCCGTCCCAGCGCCAACGTAGTGTGGGGATCGCATATGGCCGTATTGGGTGGGGACTCCGTGATGCTCACGAGCGTGCGCATGCTGGCCGAACTCGGCCAGCGAGAAGTTCTCGCGGGGGCGATCGCGGGCGAGCAGATGTGCGCGGGCATGGTGATCGAGGCCGCCGACCAGTATGTGGCCTCCCGCAGCGAGCAGTCCTACCTGGACGCGATCGACGGCAAGACCGCGGCGGTGCTGTCGCTGGCATGCCGATTGGGCGCGATGCAAGCCGGCCGCTCCGAGGCTGAGGAAGAAGCGCTGGCCGGGTTCGGTCGACAGTTCGGACTGGCCTACCAGCTGTATGACGACATCCTCGACTTGACCTCGACCGCCGAAGAAGCGGGTAAACCGGTCAACGCGGATCTACCCGAGGGCATCTACACACTTCCCGTGATCCGTGCCGCAGCCCGCGACCAAGACCTTGCCAACATGCTGTGCAGAACAATGACGCGTGAGCAAGCCGCACATGCCCACGAGCTCGTCATCGCCTCTGGCGCCGTGGACGAAGCACAAGCGAGGGCCGAGGAATTCATGGACGAGGCCGCCGGTCAGCTCGCCGCCGTGGCCGTTGCACCGGGCGCCCGCCACGCGATGACCGCCTACACCCGATCCATACTCGACCGGCGAACTCCTGGCCCCGCGGTCCACCGACCCTCGACACAGCCACCCGGGGCTCACAGCGATGCGTTCCCGCCGCAGGTCGCGCAATCGTTGAAAAGCTGGATGGTGGACACCGGCCTTGCCCTCACCTCGGACGAGGCCGACTACCACCGGTGGACAGGAGCGATCCGGATCCCGCGACGCTGGGCCCCAGCAGCGGACGCGGCCGTTGAACAGACCGCCTACCGCATGGCCGTGCTGCTCCTTGCGTGGGACGACCTGTTCGAGGATCCGCAGCTGACCGACCCGGCAGTCGTGACCGCGCTGAGGCGTGGCATGGTGGCAACGCTCCGCCAGGACCCGGAGAAACCGTGGAGGCCCGGCGCGATCCCGGCGTCGTGGGCGAGTTTGTGGCCGCGTCTGCGCGAGGGCCGGACCGCCCGCTGGCAGGAGCAGTTCCTCGACAACCTCGAGCAGTGGTGCGTAGCCTGCGAACGCGAAGCGCACCATCGCATCAACGGCTACATCCCGCCCACAGCCGACTACCTGCCGCTGCGGATGTCGACCAGTGGGATCGACACCGCCCTCTCCGCCATGGAGGTGCACCAGAACCGGGAACTGCCCTCGACGCTGCGCAACCACCCCGTGATCCGCCGTCTCGAGGAACTCGCCTTCTGGGTGACCTTCGTGGAGAACGACCTGGTGGGGTTGGATCAGGACGAGGCAGACCAAGTCCCCTACAACCTGGTCAGGGCGGTCTGTCATGAGACCGGCTGCACCCGCGGCGAAGCCGTCGAGCAGTTGCAGCGCCAAGTGGCGGATCAGCGCGCCCAGCTTCAGGCGCTGATCCGCTACATCCCCGCGCTCCTCCGCGTGCTTCCCGGCCTGTCGGGCAAGGGGAAGGACTACGCGGAGATATATGTGAACCTGACGAACGTAGGGCTCTGGGCGCGTGAGAGCGATCGGTACGAGGAAACCTCCGGTTCCGCGGTTTCTGCGGTGCCGGACTTGGAACGCTTGCGCCGTGAGATCTACTACTACCCGGCCACCGAACCGGCTCCTACCGCGCCGTAA
- the ndk gene encoding nucleoside-diphosphate kinase encodes MTEQTLVLIKPDGVARGLVGEVLARVERKGLKIVALELKHVSEDLARGHYAEHAEKPFFGSLIEFITSGPVVAAILEGPRAIAAFRQIAGGTDPVEKAVPGSIRGDFALETQENLVHGSDSPDSAKREITLWFPELPA; translated from the coding sequence GTGACTGAGCAGACGTTGGTACTCATCAAGCCGGATGGTGTGGCCCGTGGCCTTGTCGGCGAGGTGCTGGCACGGGTCGAGCGCAAGGGGCTGAAGATCGTCGCCCTCGAGCTGAAGCACGTGTCCGAGGACCTGGCCAGGGGCCACTACGCCGAGCATGCCGAGAAGCCGTTCTTCGGTTCCCTGATCGAGTTCATCACCTCCGGCCCGGTGGTCGCGGCCATCCTGGAGGGCCCGCGCGCCATCGCGGCGTTCCGACAGATCGCCGGCGGCACCGACCCGGTCGAGAAGGCGGTGCCCGGCAGCATTCGCGGAGACTTCGCTCTGGAAACCCAGGAGAACCTGGTGCACGGGTCTGATTCGCCGGACTCGGCCAAGCGTGAGATCACCCTCTGGTTCCCTGAGCTTCCGGCCTGA
- a CDS encoding DUF4233 domain-containing protein, with protein sequence MSEPADHGERPAPPPATDPWKGFRGVMAGTLVLEAIVVLLALPVVADVGGGVTWLSGTYLVVLAVVMFLGAGLQRRSLAMPFNLGLQVFVLLGTFIHVSIGVVGVVFAVVWGFILVLRADVRGRMEKGLLPSQRIPRS encoded by the coding sequence ATGAGTGAACCCGCCGACCATGGTGAGCGGCCGGCGCCGCCGCCGGCCACCGATCCGTGGAAGGGCTTCCGCGGGGTGATGGCGGGCACGCTGGTGCTCGAGGCGATCGTGGTGCTGCTCGCGCTGCCGGTGGTCGCCGACGTCGGCGGCGGGGTGACCTGGCTGTCGGGCACCTATCTTGTGGTCCTCGCGGTGGTGATGTTCCTGGGCGCCGGGCTGCAGCGCCGCTCCTTGGCGATGCCGTTCAACCTGGGCCTGCAGGTCTTCGTCCTGCTCGGTACGTTCATCCACGTCTCGATCGGCGTCGTCGGTGTGGTGTTCGCCGTGGTCTGGGGCTTCATCCTGGTGCTTCGTGCCGACGTGCGGGGTCGGATGGAGAAAGGGCTGCTGCCGAGCCAGCGCATCCCCCGCTCGTGA
- a CDS encoding ABC transporter ATP-binding protein — protein MEVEDVHHSYGKRSVLRGIDIVLPAGALVGIVGENGVGKSTLLKVLSGGLRPDRGVVRHRGRFGYCPQQVILNDAFTVRQHLDFFAAAYAIPDLRRAEETMEILRFSEYAGERVAALSGGTRQKLNLTLAVMHDPQVLLLDEPYQGFDWETYLRFWDLVADFRDTGRSVLVVSHLAHDTDKLDQVWRLHDGVLESRQEKVG, from the coding sequence ATGGAAGTGGAGGATGTCCACCACTCATACGGCAAGCGGTCGGTGCTGCGTGGCATCGACATCGTGTTGCCTGCGGGGGCGCTGGTGGGAATCGTCGGTGAGAACGGGGTGGGCAAGTCGACGTTGTTGAAGGTTCTTTCTGGAGGGCTGCGACCGGACCGGGGGGTGGTCCGGCACCGTGGGCGGTTCGGTTACTGCCCGCAGCAGGTGATCCTGAACGACGCGTTCACGGTTCGCCAGCACCTGGACTTCTTCGCCGCGGCCTATGCGATCCCGGACTTGCGGCGGGCCGAGGAGACCATGGAGATCTTGCGTTTCTCCGAGTACGCCGGTGAGCGGGTCGCGGCGCTGAGCGGCGGCACGCGCCAGAAGCTCAACCTGACGCTGGCGGTGATGCACGACCCCCAGGTTCTGCTGCTCGACGAGCCGTACCAGGGTTTCGACTGGGAGACGTATCTGCGTTTCTGGGATCTGGTCGCGGATTTCCGTGACACCGGCCGGTCGGTTCTGGTCGTCTCGCATCTGGCCCACGACACCGACAAGCTGGATCAGGTGTGGCGGTTGCACGACGGCGTCCTAGAAAGCAGACAGGAGAAGGTCGGATGA
- the rpmA gene encoding 50S ribosomal protein L27, translating into MAHKKGASSSRNGRDSNAQRLGVKRFGGQTVKAGEILVRQRGTHFHPGVNVGRGGDDTLFALAAGAVEFGNKRGRKTVNIVVPEPVQA; encoded by the coding sequence ATGGCACACAAGAAGGGTGCATCCAGCTCCCGGAACGGACGCGATTCCAACGCCCAGCGACTCGGCGTCAAGCGCTTCGGCGGCCAGACGGTCAAGGCGGGCGAGATCCTGGTGCGTCAGCGTGGCACCCACTTCCACCCCGGCGTGAACGTCGGCCGTGGCGGTGACGACACCCTGTTCGCCCTTGCGGCGGGCGCGGTCGAGTTCGGTAACAAGCGCGGACGCAAGACCGTCAACATCGTCGTCCCGGAGCCGGTTCAGGCCTGA